From Solwaraspora sp. WMMD1047, the proteins below share one genomic window:
- a CDS encoding polyamine aminopropyltransferase — translation MSTDQAEPPVRVRWRVARSAVLAAVFVCAACGLVYELALVALGSYLIGDTVGQASIVLGVMVFAMGLGALAAKPLQSRATVGFAVVELTLALLGGLSVLGLYAAFAWLDLYGPALVVTALVLGLLIGAEIPLLMVLLQRIRAQSAGSAVADLFAADYVGALLGGLAFPFVLIPVFGQLRGALVVGAVNALAGVLLVFTVFRRELTGRSRAALGAGSVAVLLCLGYAYAVAADFEVTARQRLYRDPVVHAERSRYQDIVLTRSGTGTARGEADLRLYLNGDLQFSSVDEYRYHEALVHPALAGSRGSVLVLGAGDGLAVREVLRYPDVASVTVVELDPAVVALARAEPQLRALNGGAFDDPRVRLVHTDAFGWLRTAADRFDSVIIDLPDPDETATAKLYSVEFYSLVRAVLADDARVVVQSGSPYFAPRSFWCIERSLQVAGFATVPYHVDVPSFGDWGFVLAAPGARPPALTVPADAPPLRFLDSATLRAAANFPADRRRVAVEESTLLHPRVLEYARVEWRNY, via the coding sequence ATGAGCACCGACCAGGCCGAACCGCCGGTCCGGGTGCGGTGGCGGGTGGCCCGCTCGGCGGTGCTCGCCGCGGTCTTCGTCTGTGCGGCCTGCGGCCTGGTCTACGAGTTGGCGCTCGTCGCGCTCGGCAGCTACCTGATCGGGGACACCGTCGGGCAGGCGTCGATCGTGCTCGGCGTGATGGTCTTCGCGATGGGGCTCGGCGCGCTCGCCGCCAAGCCGCTGCAGTCCCGGGCAACGGTCGGATTCGCGGTGGTGGAGCTGACCCTGGCGCTGCTCGGCGGCTTGTCGGTGCTCGGCCTCTACGCCGCGTTCGCCTGGCTGGACCTCTACGGGCCGGCCCTGGTGGTGACCGCGTTGGTGCTGGGTCTGCTCATCGGGGCGGAGATCCCACTGCTGATGGTGTTGCTGCAGCGGATCCGCGCCCAGTCGGCCGGCAGCGCGGTGGCCGACCTGTTCGCCGCCGACTACGTCGGCGCCCTGCTGGGCGGCCTCGCCTTCCCGTTCGTGCTGATCCCGGTCTTCGGGCAGTTGCGGGGTGCGCTGGTGGTCGGCGCGGTGAACGCGCTCGCCGGCGTACTGCTGGTCTTCACCGTCTTCCGACGGGAGCTGACCGGCCGGTCGCGCGCCGCGCTCGGCGCCGGCTCCGTCGCGGTCCTGCTCTGTCTCGGGTACGCCTACGCGGTGGCCGCCGACTTCGAGGTGACCGCCCGGCAGCGGCTGTACCGCGATCCGGTGGTGCACGCCGAACGCAGCCGCTACCAGGACATCGTGCTCACCCGCAGCGGCACCGGCACCGCCCGCGGCGAGGCCGACCTGCGGCTCTACCTCAACGGTGACCTGCAGTTCAGCTCGGTGGACGAGTACCGCTACCACGAGGCCCTGGTGCATCCCGCGCTCGCCGGCAGCCGCGGCTCGGTGCTGGTGCTGGGCGCCGGGGACGGGCTGGCCGTCCGTGAGGTGCTGCGTTACCCGGACGTGGCGAGCGTGACGGTGGTGGAGCTGGACCCGGCGGTGGTGGCGCTGGCCCGCGCCGAGCCGCAGTTGCGGGCGTTGAACGGCGGGGCCTTCGACGACCCGCGGGTCCGGTTGGTGCACACCGACGCGTTCGGCTGGCTCCGGACGGCGGCGGACCGGTTCGACTCGGTGATCATCGACCTGCCCGACCCGGACGAGACGGCGACCGCGAAGCTCTACTCGGTCGAGTTCTACTCCCTGGTCCGGGCGGTGTTGGCCGACGACGCGCGGGTCGTGGTGCAGAGCGGATCGCCGTACTTCGCGCCGCGTTCCTTCTGGTGCATCGAGCGGTCGCTGCAGGTGGCGGGTTTCGCCACCGTGCCCTACCACGTCGACGTGCCGTCCTTCGGCGACTGGGGATTCGTGCTGGCCGCCCCCGGTGCCCGGCCACCGGCGCTCACCGTGCCGGCGGACGCGCCGCCGCTGCGGTTCCTGGACTCCGCGACCCTGCGGGCGGCGGCGAACTTCCCGGCGGACCGGCGGCGGGTGGCCGTCGAGGAGTCGACCCTGCTGCACCCCCGGGTCCTCGAGTACGCCCGGGTCGAGTGGCGCAACTACTGA